CAGGAGCCAGCCCGTGCCGTACGGGTCGCGAACCGCGTCGGCCGGGTGAGCGTGCACGACCTCGTTCACCGCGACGACGTTGCCGTCGACGGGCGAGACGACGTCGAAAGGCTTGCCGTCCGCGACGACCGTGAAGGCCTTCTGGCCCTGCCGGAGCGCCGTGCCGACCGCGGGGAACCGGACTTCGTCCAGCGGGCCGATCAGCTTGTGCGCGAAGTCGTCCAGGCCGACCGCGACGGCGCCGCCGAACGTCTTGGCCCAGGAGTGGCCGCGGTGCAGGTGGACGTTCTCGGGGACCTGGAACCATCCGAGCGAGAAGGACTGCGCGACCGTGGCGCCGTTCACGAAGCGCCAGAAGGGGATGAAGAGCAGGAGGTACGAGACCGCGAGCAGGTACTCGATGGCCTTGGTGGCGTGCGGGCTGAGGAGGTTGCTTTCGTTCATGTTTCTTCTCTGCTCTTTCAGTGGGCGCCGCGCCATTCCGGATGCTCGTGGAGCACCGGCATGCGGTTGACGATCCAGCGGAACACGAGGACGCCGAGCGTGACGATCGTGATCGAGATGATGATTTCGCCGAGCGCGGGGACGTACCGGTCGGGCACGTTCCAGTTGAACGCGATCAGCGAGACGTTGAAGCGGTTGAGGACGACGCCGAGCACGGTCATGACGCCGGCGGCGCGCGCGAGCTTCGCGCTCTGGGTCCTCACCGCGAAGGCGAAGAGGAGGGACGGCAGGAGGACGAAGCCGAGCATCTCGAGGGCGTACCAGGCTCCCCAGCCGGTCAGGAGGAGGTCGTACCGGCCGGACGCCACGAGGCCCTGGAGGCGGACGAAGAAGTAGGCGAAGAGGACGACCGCGCCGCCCTTGGCGAGCCCGAGCTGCAGCGCGTCCATGTCGACGTGCGCCTCGGGGTCGAGCTGGTCCTGGAAGGCCCGGTGCGAGACCGAGCTCTCGAAGATCACCATGCCGATGCCGGCCGCGATCGAGGACACGAAGAAGAAGATCGGGAGGAACGGCGAGTACCACAGCGGGTGGAGCTTGCCGGGCGACATGAGGAAGAACGCGCCGAGCGAGGACTGGTGAAGCGTCGAGAGCGTGACGCCGAGGACGATGATCCCGATCGAGATCGCGCTCATGAAGCGGCGGACCTTCGTCATCCCGAGCCACTCGAGCGCAGCCGGGAGGAACTCGAGCGCGAGGACCATCAGGTACAGGAAGACGCACCAGCCGACCTCGTACATGACGGCGGTCGTTCCGGGCGTGAGGAAGAACTGGTAGGGGAGCCGCCACGGCTGGCCGAGGTCGACCATGAGGCCGACGACGACGAACAGGTAGCCGAGGAAGCCGGTCAGGATCGCGGGCCGGAGGACCGGCCGGAACTGCTTCTGGCCGAACAGGTAGACGGCCGCGGCCACCGTGTAGCCGCCGGCGGCCAGCGCGACGCCGCAGACGATGTCGAACGCGACCCAGATGCCCCACGGGTTCGTCTGGGAGAGGTTGCTCACGGCGCCCATGCCCTTCCAGAACCGGTACGCCAGGGTCGGGAGGCCGATCGCGAGAATGGCGGCGAAGATCGCGTTCGTCCTCGTGAAGAGGCTCCTCGCGTACGCCTTCGGCGCCATGCCGAGGAAGACCTTCTCGCGGACGAACGTGGAGGCGGCGACGCGGTCGAAGGTCTCACTCATGGCCGGCTCCCTTCGGGCTGTTCTCGTGGCCGGCGACGTCGTCGCGCCGCTTGCTGAAGGTGTAGAGGCCCATGAGGAGCGGCGGCCACAGGGTCACGATGAACGGGACGGCCGAGAGCGCGCCGTCCGCCATCTCGGGGTAGGACTTCTTCACGATGTCCTGCGGGAGCGTGAGGCTCGCGGACGGGACGTCCGAGATGTAGAGCCAGCTCGTTCCGCCGGCTTCGTCCTCTCCGTAGATCTCGTGGACGTACTTCGTCGGGTTCTGGTAGATGCGGGTCTTCGCCTCCTCGAGGAGGTCGGCCCGCTTGCCGAACGTGAGCGCGCCCGAAGGACAGGCGTCCGTGCAGGCGGGCGGAAGGCCCTTTTCCTGGCGCGCCGCGCAGAACGTGCACTTGCGGACGAGGGGGGCCGCCTTCGTGTACTCGTACTTCGGCACGCCGAAGGGGCACGCGATCATGCAGTAGCGGCAGCCGAGGCAGCGGTCTTCGTGGTACACGACCGGCCCCAAGGCCGTCTTCTCGAGCGCCTTCACGACGCAGCCCGACGCGCACGCGGGGGTCACGCAGTGCATGCACTGCGTCTTCGCGTAGCGCTCCTCGCCGGCGGGGCTCTTCTCGGCCGACTTGTTCACGACCGTGAAGCTCGTCGGTCCGGTCCGGCGGCGCGCGGCGAACACGGTGTCGTCGCCCGCTTTCTCGGGCGCGGCGAGACCGTTCGCCTCGGAGCACGCGGCCTCGCAGGCGCGGCACCCGACGCAGCGCGTCGTATCGACGAGGACGCCGGCGGCGTTTTTCGCCGCGCCGCGCGTCGTGGCCGACGCGAGGGCGCCTCCGGTGAGGGCGGCG
This Acidobacteriota bacterium DNA region includes the following protein-coding sequences:
- a CDS encoding glycine cleavage system protein H, with translation MNESNLLSPHATKAIEYLLAVSYLLLFIPFWRFVNGATVAQSFSLGWFQVPENVHLHRGHSWAKTFGGAVAVGLDDFAHKLIGPLDEVRFPAVGTALRQGQKAFTVVADGKPFDVVSPVDGNVVAVNEVVHAHPADAVRDPYGTGWLLKVEPRWLTANLKNLVSGDSARRFLDAAAEALSGRMSPELGVVLQDGGAPVHGIAREIDPEHWDEVVRHYLKGE
- the hybB gene encoding Ni/Fe-hydrogenase cytochrome b subunit, translated to MAPKAYARSLFTRTNAIFAAILAIGLPTLAYRFWKGMGAVSNLSQTNPWGIWVAFDIVCGVALAAGGYTVAAAVYLFGQKQFRPVLRPAILTGFLGYLFVVVGLMVDLGQPWRLPYQFFLTPGTTAVMYEVGWCVFLYLMVLALEFLPAALEWLGMTKVRRFMSAISIGIIVLGVTLSTLHQSSLGAFFLMSPGKLHPLWYSPFLPIFFFVSSIAAGIGMVIFESSVSHRAFQDQLDPEAHVDMDALQLGLAKGGAVVLFAYFFVRLQGLVASGRYDLLLTGWGAWYALEMLGFVLLPSLLFAFAVRTQSAKLARAAGVMTVLGVVLNRFNVSLIAFNWNVPDRYVPALGEIIISITIVTLGVLVFRWIVNRMPVLHEHPEWRGAH
- a CDS encoding 4Fe-4S dicluster domain-containing protein — encoded protein: MNLNRRNLLKIAGAAGAGAALTGGALASATTRGAAKNAAGVLVDTTRCVGCRACEAACSEANGLAAPEKAGDDTVFAARRRTGPTSFTVVNKSAEKSPAGEERYAKTQCMHCVTPACASGCVVKALEKTALGPVVYHEDRCLGCRYCMIACPFGVPKYEYTKAAPLVRKCTFCAARQEKGLPPACTDACPSGALTFGKRADLLEEAKTRIYQNPTKYVHEIYGEDEAGGTSWLYISDVPSASLTLPQDIVKKSYPEMADGALSAVPFIVTLWPPLLMGLYTFSKRRDDVAGHENSPKGAGHE